In the Dethiosulfovibrio russensis genome, TTCTCTGAGGGCCAGAGTGGTCTTCTTTCCCAGTTTGGCCAGGGCCTGGGCGAGACCTACCGACGTGGTGGTCTTTCCCTCTCCCGCCGGGGTGGGGGTGATGGCCGTCACCAGGATGAGCTTGCCGTCCTCCTCGTCCTTGATACGGTTCCACAGATCGTAGGACACCTTGGCCTTGTACTTGCCGTAGTGCTCCAGGTCGTCCTCCTCTATGCCGAGTTGGGCGGCCACCTCCGTTATGGGTTTCATCTTAGCCTGCTGAGCTATCTCGATGTCCGAGAGAAATGCCATGT is a window encoding:
- a CDS encoding formate--tetrahydrofolate ligase is translated as MAFLSDIEIAQQAKMKPITEVAAQLGIEEDDLEHYGKYKAKVSYDLWNRIKDEEDGKLILVTAITPTPAGEGKTTTSVGLAQALAKLGKKTTLALRE